From the genome of Glycine soja cultivar W05 chromosome 14, ASM419377v2, whole genome shotgun sequence:
ACCTGCAATTTTGCAAGACATTACAgattttcattataaaagagaataaatgaataaaacaaagaaagggaaagagaCACGGTCATTGCATTCCAGTAAAGACCAAAAGTAGTACTTCAATAGTTCAATTCATCACAGATCAAGTGGCAATATACAGGAAAAAGGATATCAGTTTAAGGACACTTCCAACACAACAAACAAATATGACATGGGTGTCACCAAGCACTACTCCCATATGACTAGAACTGATATCATTGGCTTGATGCAGGACTAGGATGCCAAATGCCAACTGGTTTTGTCTACTACCAACTTATTGGTTTTTGGTGTGTTAGGATCCAATTGCAAGGTATGGGACTTGAGTCCTGCATTGGAAGTATGGAATTCATAAGGCCTTAGGTTCTCCAACTACAATAACTAGTTTGGGGTGTGGTTCTAAAAGACTAAACACGTCACTACATGGATACCACAACATAAGAAACTATTTGTGCTACATTAAACACCAGCCTAGAAGAAGGGCAACAGCAGTGATCTGCTGATAACTGTATAGCCTTATAACTACTTAAATATATCATACAAGTTACACAATGACCAGATCACtctttaagtaaaatttaaaatgcattTATTTCAACTGTTCATGCCAGTAACATGAATCTTTAGAGAAAAGAGAATATGTTTTCTGGtcgggaaattttttttctcagcTGCCAAAAACTTTCCTGACATACAATGCGCCACACATACTTTTTATGAAATTTGTGATGGATAATGAGGAATTCAATTTCCTTCCGTACACTAAGATTCTGAAATCCCTAATAGACAAGTTTAACTATTTGATATGTCTATAAAAaggataacatttttttcaagttCATTGAATATATAGAAAATACAGTACCCATTTAACATGATAGTTGATAGAAAGTAAGCTCCTATGAAAAGAGAGCTTGCCACATGGTATATTTACTACAAACCTGCTCTTCAGCTTCTCCTTCACTTATTGTACTTTTTAGCACCTTTTTTGTCAACCCTAAATTCATTGAAAAATTGTTAGTCAATGCCATTTAAAATCCAATTCAACAGGAAATAAAAGTGAACTAAATAATGTTAAGGAAAAACAACCAATCAGCAACTCATGAATAATATAGTCTCAAATTTCCTCATATTCTATAATGTATTAAATTAGTTGATCTATTTTGAAGGATATCTTACACTCCCCATGGCCATCTctccaataaaatatttttttctcaataaaaattaaagtatcaAAATACAACATTTACCACTTACCACTAGCTGCATGATGACTTTGACACCATTCTCCCATCCTGTCAAGGCACTCCTTGGTTTGATGGATGACCAAATCAGGACCCTAAAAATAGCAGATACTTTCTTTCATACACACTCTTACGTGATCGTACATACTAGATTACCAATTTACTTTTAACCAGAGTGCTAGATACACACTCTCATATAGATTACAATTTATTGAAAACTGCAAAACTAGGGGAGAGATTCATTAAATAAGGTGAAGGACCCatcaaattttgtgattttgaatcaaattcaaCCTATGAGAAAGAGTGTATTCCTAGCATTTCTCTTACTTGTAATAGATACACAAGATTTGACCAAATGTGATCAACAATTCATCCTTTGTCAAGAAAGagtaagagaaagaaaaacgaaaaatatttttttgggggGGAGATAGTGTCAAGGAATTCTGTTTACATAAAATAGATCTAATAATATTTTCCCTCCTTTTTTCAGTAAAAAGGTTGGGGGATATgatcataagttaaaatttgatcaaattcgtacttaattcaaatttgtattaaaaacaCATTACatagcaaaataaaaatgaaaagtcaaCAAGGCACCCAATGAATGTTGATGTTTacactaaacaaaagaaaacaaaggagAGCAAAGGTGCACATccaaaaacaataaaagcaaAGGGAAGCTAACCATTATTTAATGCTCTAAACTCTATTAATACACATTTGGTTTAACTTATTTTGAAGAAATCATCTTTCATTTTTCACCAACTCCTTGGAAGAGGATTTggatagagaaaatgaattatttcCGTTGAAAAGAGTTATACCAAACATGTGCTTAGTATGATATGCAGATAGGAAAAAACTCTAAATAATTTCCCTCTTACAAGCATCAAAATGTCGAGTAAGGTGGGTTCTAGTCTATGGAATAAGCAAGTTTTTTCCCATATAAAAACAGAGAggggaaaaagaaaagtaagaaaGAGGAATGTTATTAGCTAGAGACGGGAGAATGTAGAATCCCATTTAAAATATAGTGAAGCATGGAAACGACAATGTaacgaaaacaaaaaatgagcaTGGAAATTGTAACATTGAATTAAATACCTCCACTGTTTTGGTTAAATTTCCATCTGTAATTATACAAGCAATCTCCAATATTCTGTCCACTTCAATATTTAAGCCTGCGCACACACGGAAGGTTCAACATTCATCATCATCAGGCGCTAAACAATTCAAATGTTATCCAAGAACAGACAGTAACACAGTTTGCGACTAAAGAATATATAGCCTACTTGGTGAGCACCACAACATAGTAAATACAACAAAACAATAGATAATCAAATGTAAGATTCTAATTATGTCAACAAGGAGAAAATTGCATAACACAGAAGTTGTGCAATTAAAGAGTCAGGATTAGAAATGCATTCTACcggataaaatttacaaaatggaGAAATGATAACTAGCAGTGAAATTTTATAAGCAAAATCAGGAGGGTGCATGCATAAAGTTTATCCAAATTGCTAGGAAGAAGGCTCACTTGAGTTACTATAATTCTACCTTAGATGTAGAGCCATGTTAACACAAGTATTTATACAATATCAAAAAATGTAAGAGCTTTGTTGCTGAAAGATTTAGAGGTTTGAGAACAATACAAGCCAAACACAGAAAaacataatgaaaaatatttatctaaatagAAACAAGCAAAACACACTCCAAACAAAACATTCTACAAGCTTACCAGTCATTTCCAAGTCAATCCACACAAGAGGTAACTTGTATTCACACGAAGGAGTCACTGgattttcttgattttgtttcTCGCTTTTTACTGGTACAATGTCAACGTCGGCATTAACCCTCTTGTCACTAATATCTGCACCATGAAAGAATCTTTTAGCTACTAGTTCACTTCATAGTAATCAACATA
Proteins encoded in this window:
- the LOC114384640 gene encoding oligoribonuclease-like isoform X2; the encoded protein is MEKLANSFSVLELDADDSHVPTTADISDKRVNADVDIVPVKSEKQNQENPVTPSCEYKLPLVWIDLEMTGLNIEVDRILEIACIITDGNLTKTVEGPDLVIHQTKECLDRMGEWCQSHHAASGLTKKVLKSTISEGEAEEQKYMPKLASLFSHVLVDVSSVKALCIRWYPKDQKRAPSKLNRHRALDDIRESIEELRYYKANIFKPKSRKS